DNA from Vibrio alfacsensis:
CAAGGATGGTGATTGGCTTTTTCTCTGTGTGGCTATTTATGTTTTTGGCATCAGAGGGGAGAGCAAAGGCGTCACCACCGAATGAATTAAAATCGATAGACTTCCGTGCAGATAACAATACAGAAGCGGTGATCATGATTGAGCTAACGTCATCGTCTGTCGTGGTTGATATACAACGTGAAAGAGATGGGTTAAGTATTGAGCTGCTTAATACTTCGGTCAGTGATAACCAATTGCACCTTTTGGACGTGAGAGATTTCTCTACCGTCATTAAGCAAATTGACATTTCTCGTTATCATTCGGCCACGCGTTTGTTGGCCTATACGACCGATGAATACCGCTATGACTATCGCCTGTCAGGACGCTGGTTAGAAGTGACAGTGGTGAAAGAAAAGTCAACTAAGCAAGCACAAAGCCAGAACATTTTGAAGAATAAAGGGCGTTTAATCTCTATCAATTTTCAAGATATTCCGGTGCGAAATGTATTGCAGTTAATTGCTGACTATAACGATTTCAATCTCGTGGTATCGGATTCTGTGTCGGGTAATCTGACGTTACGCTTAGATGACGTACCTTGGCCACAAGTGTTAGATATCATTTTGCAAGTGAAAGGATTGGATAAACGGGTTGATGGCAATGTTATTTTGATTGCCCCATTAGATGAACTGGAGCTAAGAGAAAAGCAGCGCCTTGAAAAGCAAAAGCTTGAGCAAGAAATAGGAGAGCTTTCCTCTGAGATCATCAAAGTGAATTTTGCAAAAGCCTCGGACGTTGCGGAAATGATCAATGGCGAGGGTAATATCAGCATGCTTTCTGAGAGGGGAAGTATGACCGTTGATGAGCGTACGAATTCATTGTTGGTGCGAGAATTACCAGAGAACATTGACGTTATTCGCGAAATTATAGAAGCGTTAGACATTCCCGTGAAACAAGTACAGATTGAAGCTCGCATTGTCACCATTAATGAGGGGAATCTCGATGAGCTTGGGGTACGCTGGGGTTTTACAAGTATAAATGGCAGTTCAACGGTTGGAGGCTCGATTGAAAATAATCTCGCCACGCTTGGTTTGTATGATGGTGGCGTTGGCATTGATGATTTTCTTAATGTTAACCTTGCAGCGACCAACCCAAGTGCCACTAGCCTCGCTTTTCAAGTCGCAAAGTTAGGGGCAGGGACTTTACTTGATTTAGAGTTGTCTGCGTTGCAGCAGGAATCGAAAGCAGAAATCATCTCAAGCCCACGCTTGATCACCACCAATAAGAAACCTGCTTATATTGAGCAAGGAACGGAAATTCCGTATTTGGAGTCTTCATCAAGTGGGGCGACGTCGGTGACATTTAAAAAAGCAGTATTGAGTTTAAAAGTGACACCGCAGATAACGCCAGATAATCGCTTAGTGTTGGATTTGAGCGTGACTCAAGACAGGCCAGGTCAAGTGGTGAAAACCGGCACGGGAGAAGCGGTTGCGATTGATACTCAGAGAATTGGCACTCAAGTTTTGGTCAATAATGGTGAAACGGTGGTATTGGGTGGTATTTTCCAGCATAGCCTCAGTAATGCCGTTGACAAAGTCCCTTTACTTGGTGATTTACCCTTGCTTGGCGCGCTTTTTCGCCGAAGTTATGAAAAAGTAGGCAAAAGTGAGTTGTTGATTTTCGTGACGCCAAAGGTCGTAATTCAGTAGTGTTTGGCCGATGAAAATGTGAATAGATCAAAAATAAAGTTGCATTAGTGGCACCATGCTTGGATAATTTCGGGTCTTATCACGAAATATCTGTGAGGAATTGGTGCCACGAGCCTTGTATAACAGCGGTTCGGCTGTGTTTACTTGTGGCGATTTTATTGAATTAACGTTGTAAAATACCGCTGAATATGGCTGAGAAACGTAATATTTTCCTTGTTGGCCCAATGGGTGCCGGCAAAAGTACAATTGGTAGACATCTAGCACAGCAACTACACATGGAGTTTGTTGATTCA
Protein-coding regions in this window:
- a CDS encoding type IV pilus secretin PilQ, whose protein sequence is MVIGFFSVWLFMFLASEGRAKASPPNELKSIDFRADNNTEAVIMIELTSSSVVVDIQRERDGLSIELLNTSVSDNQLHLLDVRDFSTVIKQIDISRYHSATRLLAYTTDEYRYDYRLSGRWLEVTVVKEKSTKQAQSQNILKNKGRLISINFQDIPVRNVLQLIADYNDFNLVVSDSVSGNLTLRLDDVPWPQVLDIILQVKGLDKRVDGNVILIAPLDELELREKQRLEKQKLEQEIGELSSEIIKVNFAKASDVAEMINGEGNISMLSERGSMTVDERTNSLLVRELPENIDVIREIIEALDIPVKQVQIEARIVTINEGNLDELGVRWGFTSINGSSTVGGSIENNLATLGLYDGGVGIDDFLNVNLAATNPSATSLAFQVAKLGAGTLLDLELSALQQESKAEIISSPRLITTNKKPAYIEQGTEIPYLESSSSGATSVTFKKAVLSLKVTPQITPDNRLVLDLSVTQDRPGQVVKTGTGEAVAIDTQRIGTQVLVNNGETVVLGGIFQHSLSNAVDKVPLLGDLPLLGALFRRSYEKVGKSELLIFVTPKVVIQ